In one window of Deltaproteobacteria bacterium DNA:
- a CDS encoding cupin domain-containing protein: MIEKSIRVVADLRSQRFLGASLNVVSMAAALAKKTGVTVEALIVGPPESACAAFDEAASECAAHGADLVVKITASDPLAARADLFAEALARFVEAHGAALMLFPLNDFMRETAARLAVERNAGLVADCEALSLLDGRFVADCPSWGGRIMARIGFADGQSEGYVTVNPTAFERMEGKASAFAPVTVFDAGELSAVPGLRLLASRPEKREKGGLTDAEIVVAGGAGMGSPEGFSRLRELAAALSGQLGATRPPVLNHWIDEERLIGQTGKSVAPKLLISAGTSGAVQYTAGIAEAQSIVAINRDKNAPIFETADVGIVADAVSFVSVLAAKVKAATLKRLAENVCEPDTAEPGAAGGPGRIVEKLRTARSWSLADLAQATGQTPEFLAQVEKDEVTPPVSFLLRLARALDVDPSAFLGSEAMGRMEDEREKAYTRRTENYSYETLTPGAEKEHLRAFLITIEPKKAHKPVDYKHEGEEFVYVLEGELELTLAGKPLVLKPFESRHFNSLTPHKLRSLSDSVTRCLVMLYTP; this comes from the coding sequence ATGATCGAAAAATCCATACGGGTGGTGGCCGACCTTCGCAGTCAGAGGTTTTTGGGCGCGAGCTTAAATGTCGTCTCCATGGCGGCGGCCCTTGCCAAAAAGACAGGCGTTACGGTGGAGGCCCTTATCGTGGGGCCGCCGGAATCCGCCTGCGCGGCCTTTGACGAGGCGGCCAGCGAGTGCGCGGCCCACGGGGCGGACCTTGTGGTGAAAATCACTGCGTCCGATCCTTTGGCGGCCCGCGCCGACCTTTTCGCCGAAGCCCTTGCCCGGTTCGTGGAAGCGCACGGGGCGGCTCTCATGCTTTTTCCCCTAAACGACTTCATGCGGGAAACTGCGGCAAGGCTTGCTGTGGAGCGGAACGCGGGGCTCGTGGCCGACTGCGAGGCCCTAAGCCTTCTGGATGGCCGCTTCGTGGCCGACTGCCCCTCCTGGGGTGGCAGGATCATGGCCCGCATAGGCTTTGCCGACGGCCAGAGCGAGGGCTACGTAACAGTCAACCCCACGGCCTTCGAGCGCATGGAAGGGAAAGCCAGCGCCTTCGCCCCGGTCACGGTTTTCGACGCGGGCGAACTGTCGGCGGTTCCCGGTCTCCGGCTTCTGGCCTCCAGGCCGGAAAAGCGCGAAAAGGGCGGGCTTACCGACGCCGAAATAGTGGTGGCGGGCGGCGCGGGCATGGGAAGCCCGGAGGGTTTCTCGCGCTTAAGGGAGCTTGCCGCCGCCCTTTCGGGCCAGCTTGGGGCCACCCGTCCGCCTGTTCTCAACCACTGGATCGACGAGGAACGCCTCATAGGCCAGACGGGAAAATCCGTCGCGCCGAAACTCCTCATCTCCGCAGGCACCAGCGGGGCCGTGCAGTACACGGCCGGAATAGCGGAAGCCCAGTCCATAGTGGCCATAAACCGCGACAAAAACGCGCCCATCTTCGAGACAGCGGACGTGGGAATAGTGGCCGACGCGGTCTCCTTCGTTTCCGTTCTTGCGGCAAAGGTCAAGGCGGCCACCTTGAAGCGCCTTGCGGAAAACGTGTGCGAGCCGGACACGGCGGAGCCCGGAGCCGCCGGAGGGCCGGGGCGGATCGTCGAAAAACTCCGTACCGCTCGCTCCTGGAGCCTTGCCGACCTTGCCCAGGCAACGGGCCAGACCCCGGAATTCCTGGCCCAGGTGGAAAAGGACGAGGTGACCCCGCCCGTAAGCTTTCTTCTGCGGCTGGCCCGCGCGCTCGACGTGGACCCGTCGGCCTTTCTGGGAAGCGAGGCCATGGGAAGGATGGAGGACGAGCGGGAAAAGGCCTACACGAGGCGCACGGAAAACTACTCCTACGAAACCCTCACCCCCGGCGCGGAAAAGGAGCATTTGAGGGCCTTTCTCATCACCATAGAGCCCAAGAAGGCCCACAAGCCGGTTGACTACAAGCACGAGGGCGAGGAGTTCGTCTATGTACTCGAAGGCGAGCTGGAACTCACCCTTGCCGGAAAGCCCCTGGTGCTCAAACCCTTCGAGTCCAGGCACTTCAACTCCCTTACCCCCCACAAGCTGAGGAGCCTGTCGGACTCCGTCACCCGCTGCCTTGTGATGCTCTACACCCCCTGA
- a CDS encoding electron transfer flavoprotein subunit beta/FixA family protein codes for MALKIAVCVKSVVMAAPSSGPGPTLARDAENSDINPFDRVALSLALNLRDTLGGSVCALSMGPEPARYALAAALAAGADRAVLLSDPKMAGSDTLATARVLAAGIRACGPFDLVLLGARSADSDSGQVGAQTARLLALPFVSQAFSVEPDGEGLVVTRRADGFEEVFSTDLPAVLSAHPQAAKPRDLGLSGIAEAYDKGEIEVKSALDMGLDPALIGLDGSPTRVFSMIRAGGKRKCEFLLGSNEAMAEELVARWTSRGLV; via the coding sequence ATGGCTCTAAAGATTGCAGTCTGCGTGAAATCGGTGGTGATGGCCGCCCCTTCGTCCGGCCCCGGGCCGACACTTGCCCGCGACGCCGAAAACAGCGACATCAACCCCTTCGACCGGGTGGCCTTATCGCTTGCGCTCAATCTCAGGGACACCCTTGGCGGAAGCGTGTGCGCCCTTTCAATGGGGCCGGAACCCGCCCGGTACGCCCTGGCAGCAGCCCTTGCCGCCGGGGCCGACCGCGCGGTTCTCCTGTCCGATCCCAAAATGGCCGGAAGCGACACCCTGGCAACCGCCAGGGTCCTGGCCGCCGGGATAAGGGCCTGCGGCCCCTTCGACCTCGTTCTTCTGGGCGCGCGCTCGGCCGATTCCGACTCCGGCCAGGTGGGGGCCCAGACCGCACGGTTGCTCGCGCTTCCCTTCGTGTCCCAGGCCTTTTCCGTGGAGCCCGACGGGGAAGGGCTCGTGGTGACCAGAAGGGCCGACGGCTTCGAGGAGGTCTTTTCCACCGATCTTCCGGCGGTTCTTTCCGCCCATCCCCAGGCGGCCAAACCCCGCGACCTGGGCCTTTCGGGAATTGCCGAGGCCTACGACAAAGGCGAAATCGAAGTGAAATCCGCTCTCGACATGGGCCTCGATCCGGCTTTGATCGGCCTTGACGGAAGCCCCACGCGGGTCTTTTCCATGATAAGGGCGGGCGGAAAACGCAAGTGCGAGTTTCTTCTGGGATCGAACGAGGCCATGGCGGAGGAGCTTGTGGCGAGATGGACAAGCAGGGGCCTTGTCTGA